Proteins from a single region of Rhodovibrio salinarum DSM 9154:
- a CDS encoding threonine aldolase family protein, with amino-acid sequence MNFASDNTSGAHPKVLQALSQADAGSAMSYGHDPVTDRAQARLRAVFEHAHLLAYPVATGTATNALTLACLTPPWGAVYCHRESHINTDECGAPEMFADGAKLIPLAGEHGKLTPEAVEAALADYTPGFVHAVQPHVLALTQATEAGTVYTPDEVAALARVAHAHGLKVQMDGARFANALVTLGCTPAELTWKAGVDVLSFGATKNGALAAEAAVFFDPELARGFEYRRKRAGHLFSKMRYISAQLEAYLADDVWLLNAGHANDLARRLGDGLDALPGCALVHPVQANEVFCELPVSVADALSAEGFTFYYWGGGDSGSARVTARLVVSWNSEPGHVDALLNAAGRHAAQAA; translated from the coding sequence ATGAACTTCGCCAGCGACAACACCTCCGGTGCGCACCCCAAGGTGCTGCAGGCGTTGAGCCAGGCGGATGCCGGTTCGGCGATGTCCTACGGCCACGATCCCGTCACCGACCGCGCGCAAGCGCGCCTGCGCGCGGTGTTCGAGCATGCGCACCTGCTGGCCTACCCGGTCGCGACCGGTACGGCGACGAACGCACTCACGCTGGCCTGCCTGACGCCGCCCTGGGGCGCGGTCTATTGCCACCGCGAGAGCCATATCAACACCGACGAGTGCGGCGCCCCGGAGATGTTCGCCGACGGCGCCAAGCTGATCCCGCTGGCGGGCGAACACGGCAAGCTGACGCCCGAAGCGGTGGAAGCAGCGCTCGCCGACTACACCCCGGGCTTCGTGCATGCGGTGCAGCCACACGTGCTGGCGCTGACCCAGGCGACGGAGGCGGGGACGGTCTACACGCCCGACGAGGTTGCCGCGCTGGCGCGGGTGGCGCACGCCCACGGCCTGAAGGTGCAGATGGACGGCGCCCGCTTCGCCAACGCGCTGGTCACGCTCGGCTGCACGCCGGCCGAGCTGACCTGGAAGGCGGGCGTCGACGTGCTCTCGTTCGGCGCGACCAAGAACGGCGCCCTGGCGGCGGAAGCGGCCGTGTTCTTCGATCCCGAGCTGGCGCGTGGCTTTGAATACCGGCGCAAGCGGGCCGGGCATCTGTTCTCCAAGATGCGCTACATCTCCGCCCAGCTGGAGGCCTACCTGGCCGACGACGTCTGGCTGCTCAACGCCGGCCACGCCAACGATCTGGCGCGCCGCTTGGGCGACGGCCTGGACGCTTTGCCGGGCTGCGCGCTGGTCCACCCGGTGCAGGCGAACGAGGTGTTCTGCGAGCTGCCCGTGAGCGTCGCGGACGCGCTGAGCGCGGAGGGGTTCACCTTCTATTACTGGGGGGGCGGCGACTCGGGCAGCGCGCGTGTGACCGCACGGCTCGTCGTGTCCTGGAACAGCGAGCCCGGCCACGTCGACGCCCTGCTCAACGCCGCCGGCCGGCACGCCGCCCAGGCGGCCTAA
- a CDS encoding RluA family pseudouridine synthase, with product MTAPHPADFDAPADDTAEHGPESPDAPAAPSAVHSVEVDPEADGQRIDRVLTAALPQLSRSRLQALIQAGCVSADARTIAEPKTRVKAGQRLAVTVPPAAPAAPEGEAIPLDVVYEDAALIVVDKPAGLVVHPAPGNETGTLVNALIAHCGDSLQGIGGERRPGIVHRLDKDTSGLMVAAKTDVAHQALVAQFAEREIDRAYRALCWGVPDPVRGRLTGDIGRSPQNRKKMAVVERGGRPAATQYQVLRTLARGAVAELTCKLETGRTHQVRVHLAEAGHALLGDPTYGRQRTRVLRELPEAAQQAVRGFTRQALHAERLGFAHPDDGRWCAFERSVPEDLQQVIDALSRVT from the coding sequence ATGACCGCCCCTCACCCTGCCGATTTCGACGCGCCAGCCGACGACACTGCAGAGCACGGCCCAGAATCTCCGGACGCGCCGGCGGCGCCCAGTGCGGTGCACAGCGTCGAGGTCGATCCGGAAGCGGACGGCCAGCGCATCGATCGGGTGCTGACGGCCGCCCTGCCCCAGCTGTCGCGCAGCCGGCTGCAGGCGCTGATCCAGGCGGGATGCGTCAGCGCCGATGCGCGGACGATAGCCGAGCCCAAAACCCGCGTAAAGGCGGGCCAGCGGCTGGCCGTGACCGTCCCCCCGGCCGCGCCGGCGGCGCCGGAGGGTGAGGCCATCCCGCTCGACGTCGTCTACGAGGACGCCGCCCTGATCGTGGTCGACAAGCCTGCGGGCCTGGTCGTGCACCCCGCGCCCGGCAACGAGACCGGCACGCTGGTCAACGCCCTGATCGCGCACTGCGGCGATAGCCTGCAAGGAATCGGCGGCGAGCGGCGCCCCGGCATCGTGCACCGGCTGGATAAGGACACCAGCGGCCTGATGGTCGCCGCCAAGACGGACGTCGCGCACCAGGCCCTGGTGGCGCAGTTCGCCGAACGCGAGATCGACCGCGCCTACCGCGCGCTGTGCTGGGGCGTACCCGATCCGGTGCGCGGCCGCCTGACCGGCGACATCGGCCGATCACCGCAGAACCGGAAGAAGATGGCCGTGGTCGAACGCGGCGGCCGGCCCGCGGCCACGCAGTACCAGGTGCTCCGCACGCTGGCCCGCGGGGCGGTTGCCGAGCTGACGTGCAAACTGGAAACCGGGCGCACCCATCAGGTCCGCGTGCACCTGGCAGAAGCCGGGCACGCCCTGCTGGGCGACCCGACCTATGGCCGCCAGCGCACCCGGGTGCTGCGTGAGTTGCCAGAGGCGGCGCAGCAGGCCGTACGAGGTTTCACCCGGCAGGCATTGCACGCCGAACGGCTGGGCTTCGCGCATCCGGACGACGGACGCTGGTGTGCCTTCGAGCGGTCGGTGCCCGAAGACTTGCAGCAAGTGATCGACGCCCTGTCCCGCGTGACTTGA
- the rpoH gene encoding RNA polymerase sigma factor RpoH, protein MAQPQLPTVPSEGNLSRYLQEIRKFPMLEQNEEYMLAKRWREDNDTEAAHKLVTSHLRLVAKIAMGYRGYGLPLSELISEGNVGMMQAVKRFDPERGFRLATYAMWWIRAAIQEYILHSWSLVKMGTTAAQKKLFFNLRKLKGQMQAIDEGDLNPEQVETISERLNVPENDVINMNRRLGSPDHSLNAPLRQDGDGEWQDWLVDDGENQESRLADSEEMTQRRQLLQEAMGALNERERHILNERRLKENPTTLEDLSQEYGISRERVRQIEVRAFEKLQKAMRNAAKEGRLQNAPQAEAQQAAR, encoded by the coding sequence ATGGCGCAACCCCAGCTTCCCACCGTTCCCAGCGAAGGCAACCTGTCGCGGTATCTCCAGGAGATCCGCAAGTTCCCGATGCTGGAGCAGAACGAAGAGTACATGCTGGCCAAGCGCTGGCGTGAGGACAACGATACCGAGGCCGCGCACAAGCTGGTGACCAGCCACCTGCGTCTGGTCGCCAAGATCGCCATGGGCTACCGCGGCTACGGCCTGCCGCTCTCCGAGCTGATCTCGGAAGGCAACGTGGGCATGATGCAGGCGGTCAAGCGCTTCGACCCGGAGCGCGGCTTCCGGCTGGCGACCTACGCCATGTGGTGGATCCGCGCGGCGATCCAGGAGTACATCCTGCACTCCTGGTCGCTGGTGAAGATGGGCACCACGGCGGCGCAGAAGAAGCTGTTCTTCAACCTGCGCAAGCTGAAGGGCCAGATGCAGGCGATCGACGAGGGCGACCTCAATCCCGAACAGGTCGAGACGATCTCCGAACGCCTGAACGTGCCGGAAAACGACGTCATCAACATGAACCGGCGCCTGGGCAGCCCGGACCATTCGCTGAACGCACCGCTGCGGCAAGACGGTGACGGCGAGTGGCAGGACTGGCTGGTCGATGACGGCGAGAACCAGGAAAGCCGGCTCGCCGACAGCGAGGAGATGACCCAGCGGCGGCAACTGCTGCAGGAGGCGATGGGCGCCCTGAACGAGCGCGAACGCCACATCCTGAACGAACGCCGCCTGAAGGAGAACCCGACCACGCTGGAGGACCTGAGCCAGGAGTACGGCATCAGCCGCGAGCGCGTGCGCCAGATCGAGGTGCGCGCCTTCGAGAAGCTGCAGAAGGCGATGCGCAACGCCGCCAAGGAAGGCCGCCTGCAAAACGCCCCGCAAGCAGAGGCGCAGCAGGCCGCGCGCTAG
- a CDS encoding YHS domain-containing (seleno)protein: MIRVSTRVRLTLAALVLTVVAALSLIGGARAFFGSDDKTAYFAEDGIAIRGYDPVAYFDQGAPVKGSAEHSLTWQGVTWQFASAAHRQAFQDTPEKYAPAYGGYCAYAVAKDQLASIDPTAWRIVDGKLYLNYSASIQDTWEEDIPGYIKQAEINWPDLDPARQ, translated from the coding sequence ATGATCCGCGTTTCCACCCGTGTCCGTCTGACACTGGCCGCACTCGTACTGACGGTCGTCGCCGCCTTGAGCCTGATCGGCGGCGCGCGCGCCTTCTTCGGCTCCGACGACAAGACCGCCTATTTCGCGGAAGACGGGATCGCCATCCGCGGCTACGATCCAGTCGCCTACTTCGACCAGGGCGCGCCGGTTAAGGGCAGCGCCGAACACAGCCTGACGTGGCAGGGCGTCACCTGGCAGTTCGCCAGTGCCGCGCACCGGCAAGCCTTCCAGGACACTCCCGAGAAGTACGCCCCGGCCTACGGCGGCTATTGCGCCTATGCGGTCGCCAAGGACCAGCTCGCCTCGATCGATCCGACCGCCTGGCGAATCGTCGATGGCAAGCTGTACCTCAACTACTCAGCTTCCATCCAAGATACCTGGGAAGAGGACATTCCAGGCTATATCAAGCAGGCGGAGATCAACTGGCCCGACCTCGACCCAGCGCGGCAGTAA
- a CDS encoding methyl-accepting chemotaxis protein has product MRALRALPVAVSGSFRWPTRFGVQLMKEWHLFMFSRANSQSKAIVDALDRSQAIIRFEPDGTIKEANQRFLDVVGYSRAEVVGHHHRMFVPEALAKSDDYRQFWRRLARGEFQSGLFKRVSKTGGLVWLQASYNPIFGRDGKTPIEVVKFATDVTDTTLEYAELQGQIAAINRSQAVIHFATDGQILWANDNFLKACDYTLKELVGQHHKIFVTQKEAQSEDYRRFWKSLAAGKIQSGQFQRIRKDGSSLWLEASYNPIFDPDGAVIKVIKYGVDVTEKVTGWERAREVGQQVDQNLSKIVRAIESANSQATDAAGTSARSLETMQTVAAAAEEFQRSAESISDSMQQSREQVEGAREETVRADALTSELATAAEDMNNIVELIRDISEQTNLLALNATIEAARAGAAGKGFAVVAQEVKQLAGQSAQATDQISKEIARAQTTTNNVVERLEAIRKAVGTVEESISSVAGSVEEQSASSREMASSVNEATQATSDTNDKLDAISSAVAEASQLAVEGTELYRSLSTNR; this is encoded by the coding sequence GTGCGCGCCCTGCGTGCGTTGCCGGTCGCGGTCTCCGGATCGTTTAGATGGCCGACGCGGTTCGGCGTACAGCTTATGAAGGAATGGCACCTGTTCATGTTTTCGCGCGCTAACAGCCAGTCCAAGGCGATTGTCGACGCGCTTGATCGCTCGCAGGCGATCATCCGCTTCGAACCCGATGGCACGATCAAGGAGGCGAACCAGCGCTTTCTCGACGTCGTCGGCTATAGCCGTGCGGAGGTGGTGGGACATCACCACCGCATGTTCGTCCCCGAAGCGCTGGCGAAAAGCGACGACTACCGGCAGTTCTGGCGTAGATTGGCGCGCGGCGAGTTCCAGTCGGGCCTCTTCAAGCGCGTGTCCAAGACGGGAGGCTTGGTATGGCTGCAGGCCTCCTATAACCCCATTTTCGGCCGGGACGGCAAGACACCGATCGAGGTCGTCAAATTCGCCACGGACGTGACCGACACAACGCTCGAATATGCCGAACTGCAGGGGCAAATCGCGGCGATTAACCGCTCGCAAGCGGTGATTCATTTTGCAACTGATGGTCAAATACTTTGGGCCAACGACAATTTCCTGAAGGCTTGCGATTATACATTAAAGGAGCTCGTCGGTCAGCATCACAAGATTTTCGTGACGCAGAAAGAGGCCCAGAGTGAGGACTATCGCCGGTTCTGGAAGTCGCTGGCGGCTGGCAAAATTCAAAGCGGTCAGTTCCAGCGAATCCGAAAGGATGGCAGTTCGTTGTGGTTGGAGGCGAGCTATAACCCGATTTTCGATCCTGATGGCGCGGTTATCAAAGTCATCAAATATGGCGTTGATGTCACCGAGAAGGTGACCGGATGGGAGCGGGCGCGCGAAGTCGGCCAGCAGGTCGATCAGAACCTGTCGAAAATCGTCCGTGCAATCGAATCTGCTAACAGCCAGGCGACGGATGCCGCCGGCACCTCGGCCCGCAGTCTGGAAACAATGCAGACGGTCGCCGCGGCGGCGGAAGAGTTTCAGCGCTCGGCAGAATCGATTTCGGATAGTATGCAGCAGTCCCGTGAGCAGGTCGAAGGCGCGCGCGAGGAGACGGTGCGTGCCGACGCCTTGACCAGCGAGCTCGCCACGGCTGCGGAGGATATGAACAATATCGTCGAGTTGATCCGGGATATCTCCGAGCAGACCAACCTGCTGGCGCTGAACGCGACCATCGAGGCGGCGCGGGCTGGCGCGGCGGGCAAGGGCTTCGCCGTGGTGGCACAGGAAGTCAAGCAACTGGCCGGCCAGTCGGCGCAGGCAACCGACCAGATCTCCAAGGAGATCGCGCGGGCTCAGACGACCACCAACAACGTGGTCGAGCGGCTGGAGGCGATCCGCAAGGCCGTCGGCACGGTGGAGGAAAGCATTTCCAGCGTGGCCGGCAGTGTCGAGGAGCAGAGCGCGAGTTCCCGGGAGATGGCCAGCAGCGTGAACGAGGCGACCCAGGCGACCTCCGACACCAACGATAAGCTGGATGCGATCTCCAGTGCCGTGGCCGAGGCCAGTCAACTTGCCGTCGAGGGCACCGAGCTGTACCGCAGCCTTTCGACCAACCGGTAA